A stretch of the Erpetoichthys calabaricus chromosome 3, fErpCal1.3, whole genome shotgun sequence genome encodes the following:
- the nppcl2 gene encoding C-type natriuretic peptide: protein MMNMFSPSSSLIIIVLPMFAVFIQGRPAAHRRQHETLIDLFGKELGGLLADMEVVEGSSGEDASLPLRHSSFLPRKRGMRDAMDTEAVTGNRAWLRLFKDFMSSQKMFRGRTKKTQGRGCFGMKLDRISSMSGLGC from the exons ATGATGAACATGTTCTCACCTTCTTCATCACTCATCATTATTGTTCTGCCCATGTTCGCTGTTTTTATTCAAGGGAGGCCAGCGGCTCATCGCAGACAACATGAG ACCCTAATTGACCTGTTTGGTAAGGAGTTGGGTGGTTTGCTGGCAGACATGGAGGTCGTGGAGGGTTCTTCAGGCGAAGATGCAAGCCTTCCTCTCAGACATTCGTCCTTTCTCCCTAGAAAGAGGGGCATGCGTGACGCCATGGATACAGAGGCCGTGACTGGTAACCGAGCATGGCTTCGCCTCTTCAAGGACTTCATGAGCAGCCAGAAGATGTTTCGTGGGCGAACGAAAAAGACTCAGGGTCGTGGCTGCTTTGGGATGAAATTGGACCGCATCAGCTCCATGAGTGGCCTGGGCTGCTAG